The region GATCACGTCGAAGAGCCCCGAGCGGGCCGCCGCCCGCACGTTGGCGAAGTAGGCCGCGTACAGCTCGTAGGTGTCCCGCTCGTAGATCCCGGCGCCCGGGTCTATGTCTATCTCCTCGCCGTCCACCCGGTGGACGCTCCCGATGACGTAGTCGTAGGGCAGCGCGGTGGCCACCCGCTCCATCTCCTCCTCGTTCCCCGGCACGTAGTCTATCTCTATGCCGAGCCGCAGCTCCACCTCCCGGGACCTCTCCCGCGCCTCCTGGAAAGCCGCCAGGTCCACCTTCTCCAGGTAGCGGTCGTGCTCGGTGATCCCCAGCTGGCGGATGCCCTTCTCCCTGGCCACCCGGCAGTACTCCAGGATGTTCTCAACGGTCATGGGCCTGTCGTCGTGGGCCACCACGTGCAGGTGGTAGTCGATCAAGCAGCCTCCCGATGCCTCTGTACCTCTTCTGCGCGAAGGACGCCTGAGACTAATCATATAAGATACCGGCAGGGTCTATCCGGAAGGAGGAGGATCGCGCTGCTCGCGAGGGCCGCATACGCGCTCACGGCGCTCCTTACGGCGGGGGTGGTCGCCGCAGAGCTCCTTCACGCGCCGCTCGCGCTCGTCTTCCCCCTCTCGGCGGCGGCGCTCGTGGGGCTCGCCTGGGTCCTGGGGCAGGCCACCGAGAGCCTGGGGCACCACGCAGGGCCCCGGGTGGGCGGGCTTCTCAACGCCACCTTCGGCAACGCCGCCGAGCTCATCATCACCCTCTTCGCCCTCGCCGCCGGCCTCACCACGGTGGTGAAGGCCTCGATCATCGGCTCGATCATCGGCAACGCGCTGCTGGTGCTGGGGGCGAGCATGCTGCTCGGCGGCCTCAAGAACGGGACGCAGAGCTTCTCGGCGACGATCGCCGGGATAAACGCCTCGATGCTCGCGATAGTCGCCGCGGCCCTGGCCCTGCCGACGATCTTCGCCCTCACCGGCCCCGGGGGGCGGCCCTCCCCGACCTCCCTGAGCATCGAGGTGGCGGCGGTGATGCTTCTGCTCTACCTCCTCTACCTGCTCTACTACTTCCGGCACCCCGAGGCGGGCGCGGCGGCGGGCTCCGGGCACGCCCCGTTCGGCAGGCTCGCCTCCCTCCTGCTGCTGCTCGGCTCCACCGCCGCCGTCGCCTACGTCTCCGAGGCGTTCGTGGGCTCCATAGAGCCGCTGGTGGAGGAGTTCGGGATTTCCGAGCTCTTCGTCGGCGTGATCCTGGTGCCGCTGGTCGGGAACATCGCGGAGCACCTGGTGGGCGTCCAGATCGCCTACCGCAACCAGATGGACTTCTCCATGGCGATCTCGCTGGGCTCCTCGCTGCAGGTGGCGCTGCTGGTCACCCCGATCCTGGTCTTTCTCGGCCCCCTGCTCGGGCACCCCCTGACGCTGGTGTTTACGCCCCTGGAGCTGGGCTCGCTCGCCGCTGCGGTGGCGATCACCTCCATCATCGCCCTGGACGGCAGGTCGAACTGG is a window of Rubrobacter xylanophilus DSM 9941 DNA encoding:
- a CDS encoding histidinol-phosphatase HisJ family protein; the encoded protein is MIDYHLHVVAHDDRPMTVENILEYCRVAREKGIRQLGITEHDRYLEKVDLAAFQEARERSREVELRLGIEIDYVPGNEEEMERVATALPYDYVIGSVHRVDGEEIDIDPGAGIYERDTYELYAAYFANVRAAARSGLFDVIGHPDLIKIFRRFPQRDVTPLLEETAEAVAASGVVVDVNSAGLRKPVGEIYPSRAFLEMFYERGVPIILSSDAHAPGQVGAGYEESLRMVREVGYREVTTFRNGERGSLPL
- the cax gene encoding calcium/proton exchanger, whose protein sequence is MVAAELLHAPLALVFPLSAAALVGLAWVLGQATESLGHHAGPRVGGLLNATFGNAAELIITLFALAAGLTTVVKASIIGSIIGNALLVLGASMLLGGLKNGTQSFSATIAGINASMLAIVAAALALPTIFALTGPGGRPSPTSLSIEVAAVMLLLYLLYLLYYFRHPEAGAAAGSGHAPFGRLASLLLLLGSTAAVAYVSEAFVGSIEPLVEEFGISELFVGVILVPLVGNIAEHLVGVQIAYRNQMDFSMAISLGSSLQVALLVTPILVFLGPLLGHPLTLVFTPLELGSLAAAVAITSIIALDGRSNWLEGAMLCGVYAIAALAFFFSP